Proteins co-encoded in one Alphaproteobacteria bacterium genomic window:
- a CDS encoding DUF1653 domain-containing protein, which produces MKLGVYQHYKGPKYRVLGVVRHSETLEDLVYYECLYDNPNGQFWVRPKAMFTEVIEHQGQSMQRFTYVGD; this is translated from the coding sequence ATGAAACTGGGCGTTTATCAGCATTATAAGGGGCCGAAATATAGGGTGCTTGGTGTGGTCCGCCACAGCGAAACGCTGGAAGACCTCGTCTATTACGAATGTCTCTATGATAACCCGAATGGCCAGTTCTGGGTGCGGCCTAAAGCCATGTTCACTGAGGTGATTGAGCATCAGGGGCAATCTATGCAACGTTTTACCTATGTGGGTGATTAG
- the mltG gene encoding endolytic transglycosylase MltG, with amino-acid sequence MKLKWLIGGIVVLALIALGFVAFSYQQYHAARDYIEAEKTVVIASGTGARAIIRQLHEAGVIPAPWLIALPMMLGHDATSLKAGEYQFTSGLSARDVLQKISRGEVVVHKVTIPEGWNLRQIREAFMAEPLLSGDFPAHVSEGSIFPETELFQRGESRTDVIERLQKRMRDALNDAWKKRAEDLPFATKEEALILASIIEEETGVPEERGRVAAVFVNRLRDGMMLQTDPTVVYGIEQQLGREMGRQLFKGDLQRDHPWNTYTRTGLPPTPICSPGLDSIQAALNPPHSDEYYFVAKGDGGHYFARNLREHNANVAKYKAKLKELVD; translated from the coding sequence ATGAAACTCAAATGGCTTATTGGTGGAATAGTGGTGTTGGCGCTCATCGCGCTTGGCTTTGTGGCGTTCAGTTACCAGCAATATCATGCCGCGCGCGATTACATTGAAGCAGAGAAAACGGTGGTGATCGCGTCTGGCACAGGGGCGCGGGCGATTATCAGACAGCTTCATGAGGCGGGGGTTATTCCTGCGCCATGGCTTATCGCACTGCCGATGATGCTGGGTCACGATGCGACGAGCCTCAAGGCGGGTGAGTATCAGTTTACGTCTGGCCTGTCGGCGCGTGACGTGCTGCAAAAAATTTCACGTGGTGAAGTGGTCGTGCACAAAGTCACGATTCCTGAAGGGTGGAATTTGCGGCAGATTCGTGAAGCGTTCATGGCCGAGCCGCTTCTGTCAGGTGATTTTCCAGCCCATGTAAGTGAGGGGAGCATCTTCCCTGAAACCGAATTATTCCAGCGCGGTGAATCACGTACGGATGTGATTGAGCGCTTACAAAAACGGATGCGTGACGCGCTGAATGACGCGTGGAAAAAACGCGCCGAGGATCTGCCCTTCGCAACGAAAGAGGAGGCGCTCATTCTTGCTTCTATCATTGAAGAAGAAACAGGTGTTCCTGAAGAGCGGGGTAGAGTGGCTGCAGTTTTTGTGAACCGCTTGCGTGACGGCATGATGCTACAAACCGACCCGACGGTGGTGTATGGTATTGAGCAGCAATTAGGCCGCGAAATGGGTAGGCAGCTTTTCAAAGGTGATTTGCAGCGCGACCACCCTTGGAACACCTATACGCGTACGGGCCTTCCGCCCACGCCGATTTGCAGCCCAGGGCTGGATTCGATTCAAGCGGCGCTGAACCCGCCGCACTCGGATGAATATTATTTCGTGGCGAAAGGCGATGGCGGGCATTATTTCGCGCGCAATCTGCGTGAGCATAACGCCAATGTCGCGAAGTATAAGGCGAAGCTAAAAGAGTTGGTGGATTAG
- the fabD gene encoding ACP S-malonyltransferase, which produces MTTALVFPGQGSQAVGMGKSLAEQFAVAREVFQEVDDALNQKLFALMQDGPEADLNLTENTQPAIMAASLAAYRVMEKETGFTLPKGALFVAGHSLGEYSALTAAGALSVGDCATLLRIRGAAMQAAVPAGQGGMAAIIGPELAAVQEIVAEAAKRSGEVVEVANHNSTNQIVISGSAKGIEVAMEVAKEKGAKRAVPLTVSAPFHCSLMAPAADAMKDALGKATVNAPKVPVVANISASAISDPSQIREALVKQVTGMVRWVDSITYLQQHGISRIIEVGHGNVLTGLIKRIVPEMTLINVGSVEDIETYSKAA; this is translated from the coding sequence GGTAAATCACTGGCAGAGCAATTTGCCGTGGCGCGCGAAGTATTCCAAGAAGTGGATGACGCGCTGAACCAGAAACTATTCGCGCTGATGCAGGATGGGCCAGAGGCCGATCTGAACCTCACCGAAAACACCCAACCCGCAATCATGGCGGCATCACTCGCCGCTTATAGAGTCATGGAAAAAGAAACGGGCTTCACCCTGCCAAAGGGCGCGTTGTTCGTGGCGGGTCACTCTTTAGGTGAATATTCCGCACTGACAGCGGCTGGTGCGTTGAGCGTTGGTGACTGTGCAACGCTGTTGCGCATTCGTGGCGCGGCGATGCAGGCGGCAGTGCCCGCAGGTCAAGGCGGTATGGCGGCGATTATTGGGCCTGAGCTTGCGGCTGTACAAGAAATTGTCGCGGAAGCTGCCAAGCGTTCAGGCGAAGTAGTGGAAGTGGCAAACCATAACTCCACGAACCAGATTGTTATTTCGGGCTCGGCAAAGGGTATTGAAGTGGCCATGGAAGTGGCGAAAGAAAAAGGTGCGAAGCGCGCTGTACCGCTCACCGTTTCGGCTCCGTTCCATTGCTCGCTCATGGCGCCTGCTGCTGATGCGATGAAAGATGCGCTCGGTAAAGCAACGGTCAATGCACCGAAAGTTCCCGTAGTGGCGAATATCTCGGCGAGTGCAATTTCGGACCCATCGCAAATTCGTGAAGCGCTGGTGAAACAAGTAACGGGCATGGTGCGTTGGGTGGATTCGATTACCTATCTGCAACAGCACGGCATTAGCCGTATCATCGAAGTTGGTCACGGCAATGTTCTGACGGGGCTTATCAAGCGTATCGTTCCTGAAATGACCCTTATCAATGTTGGATCGGTCGAGGATATTGAGACGTATTCTAAAGCTGCATAA
- the fabG gene encoding 3-oxoacyl-[acyl-carrier-protein] reductase, which yields MTSLAGKKALVTGASGGIGGAIAKALLAAGADVAISGTRLEALEALNADLGGKGKILTCNLTDAAAVEALPAQAEAALGGLDILVCNAGVTKDTLAMRMKDEDFDSVIAINLRSTFQLNRAVLKPFMKQRAGRIINISSVVAVMGNPGQANYCASKAGMIGMSKSLAAEVSSRGITVNCVAPGFIKTAMTDKLNEEQQKRITDNIPAQRFGTPEDVAAGVVFLASDAAGYITGQTLHINGGLLMV from the coding sequence ATGACTTCACTCGCAGGAAAAAAAGCACTGGTGACTGGCGCATCGGGCGGTATTGGTGGCGCGATTGCCAAAGCACTGCTCGCCGCAGGGGCGGATGTTGCCATTTCAGGCACGCGTCTTGAAGCACTCGAAGCACTCAACGCCGATCTGGGTGGTAAGGGCAAAATCCTCACCTGCAACCTGACGGACGCGGCGGCAGTGGAAGCATTGCCCGCGCAAGCTGAAGCCGCATTAGGTGGCCTAGACATATTAGTATGTAACGCAGGCGTGACGAAAGATACGCTGGCGATGCGTATGAAGGACGAAGATTTTGATAGCGTGATTGCCATCAACCTGCGCTCGACGTTCCAATTGAACCGCGCAGTATTGAAGCCATTCATGAAGCAACGTGCTGGCCGCATCATCAATATCAGCTCGGTTGTTGCCGTGATGGGCAATCCTGGTCAGGCGAATTACTGTGCGTCCAAAGCAGGTATGATTGGGATGAGCAAGTCACTGGCGGCGGAAGTTTCAAGCCGTGGCATTACGGTGAATTGCGTGGCCCCTGGCTTCATTAAAACCGCGATGACCGACAAGCTGAACGAAGAACAGCAGAAACGCATTACGGATAACATTCCTGCGCAACGTTTCGGCACGCCAGAAGATGTGGCGGCGGGTGTGGTGTTCCTCGCGAGTGACGCTGCGGGCTACATCACTGGCCAGACACTCCATATTAATGGTGGATTGTTGATGGTATAA
- a CDS encoding LysR family transcriptional regulator has translation MQSTVLIYIPTFVKVVELQSFSKAAKAMGMTKSAVSKQVQSLEDTLKVRLLNRTTRSVRLTDEGEHFYQQARHVVEAVSEAERSVQNLNQNPSGVLKITAPESFGHYHLASALAEFSKLYPDITLEAEFTNRFANILDEGIDVAIRIASLTDSSLIARKLARCQMVMAASPEYIAKYGTPKHPDELVNHRVIEYSYSDRPKEWRFKDASGKAYIAPITVAMRSNNGQMFREAALSGLGIVCVPSFIIGYDVKQGKLIQLMTDFEPQPERNIYALFPHNRYMSAKVRLFVDFIAERFNGTPCWEVGGSTEACSIVSGQWLKASNG, from the coding sequence ATGCAAAGCACTGTCCTTATTTACATCCCTACTTTCGTTAAAGTTGTCGAGCTGCAAAGTTTTTCCAAAGCTGCAAAAGCGATGGGCATGACTAAGTCTGCCGTTAGTAAACAAGTCCAGTCACTCGAGGACACATTAAAGGTGCGTCTGCTGAATCGTACCACCCGCAGCGTGCGACTGACTGATGAGGGTGAACATTTTTATCAGCAAGCGCGTCATGTGGTGGAAGCCGTTTCCGAAGCGGAACGCAGCGTGCAGAATCTCAACCAGAACCCAAGCGGTGTTCTGAAAATCACTGCGCCAGAATCGTTTGGGCATTATCACTTAGCTTCGGCGCTGGCAGAGTTCTCGAAACTCTATCCCGATATTACGCTTGAGGCGGAATTCACCAATCGATTCGCCAATATTCTTGATGAAGGCATCGATGTGGCGATTCGTATCGCATCACTCACCGACTCGTCACTCATTGCGCGCAAGCTTGCGCGTTGCCAAATGGTGATGGCGGCATCGCCTGAATATATTGCCAAATACGGTACGCCAAAACATCCTGACGAGTTGGTGAATCACCGCGTGATTGAATATAGCTACTCGGATCGCCCGAAAGAATGGCGTTTTAAGGATGCGAGCGGCAAAGCTTATATTGCGCCAATTACGGTGGCGATGCGCTCGAATAACGGACAGATGTTCCGCGAAGCGGCGTTGTCGGGTCTGGGCATTGTGTGCGTGCCAAGCTTCATCATTGGTTATGATGTGAAGCAGGGGAAACTCATTCAGTTGATGACCGATTTTGAACCGCAGCCCGAGCGCAATATCTACGCGTTATTCCCGCACAACCGCTACATGTCGGCCAAGGTGCGCTTGTTCGTGGATTTCATCGCCGAGCGCTTTAACGGCACGCCATGTTGGGAAGTGGGCGGGTCAACCGAAGCGTGTTCGATTGTGAGTGGACAGTGGCTTAAAGCGAGTAACGGCTAA
- the fabF gene encoding beta-ketoacyl-ACP synthase II: MRRVVVTGMGLVTPLGVGVDHVWKRLTNGESGVRPITHIDVSDIPAKIAGQVVRGKGENEFDCDRYIEPKEQKKMDEFIHFGMGAADEAIAQAGLSTLTDEQKLRAGVMIGSGIGGLQAIEETVLMMKEKGARRVSPFFIPASLINLISGQVSIKHGLKGPNHAVVTACSTGAHAIGDAARIIAYGTADVMVAGSAESTICRIGLAGFAAARALSTSYNETPEKASRPWDEGRDGFVMGEGAGIVVLEEYEHAKARGATILAEFGGYGLSGDAYHITSPADDGDGGFRSMKMALDDAKLNESEIGYINAHGTSTPKGDEIEAGAVRRLFGATNVSMSSTKSAIGHLLGGAGSVEGIFAIQAVRTGILPPTLNLENPSESVKGMDLVPLTAKEKKVTAALSNSFGFGGTNASVIFKAFS; the protein is encoded by the coding sequence ATGCGTCGCGTAGTAGTCACAGGTATGGGGTTAGTGACCCCGCTTGGAGTGGGCGTTGACCATGTATGGAAACGTCTGACCAATGGCGAATCTGGCGTTCGTCCCATCACGCATATCGATGTTTCGGACATTCCCGCAAAGATTGCCGGCCAAGTCGTGCGCGGTAAGGGCGAGAACGAGTTTGATTGTGATCGCTACATCGAGCCGAAAGAACAGAAGAAGATGGATGAGTTTATCCACTTCGGTATGGGCGCGGCGGACGAAGCGATTGCCCAAGCAGGTTTAAGCACCTTGACCGACGAGCAAAAATTACGCGCAGGTGTAATGATTGGTTCGGGCATTGGTGGTCTGCAAGCGATTGAAGAAACCGTGTTGATGATGAAGGAGAAGGGTGCGCGTCGCGTGTCGCCATTCTTTATTCCTGCATCACTTATCAATCTCATTTCGGGTCAGGTTTCGATTAAACATGGCCTTAAAGGCCCTAACCACGCTGTGGTTACTGCGTGTTCTACAGGTGCGCATGCCATTGGTGATGCGGCGCGTATTATTGCCTATGGTACCGCAGATGTGATGGTTGCTGGCTCTGCCGAATCAACGATTTGCCGCATCGGTCTTGCAGGATTTGCTGCAGCACGTGCGCTTTCGACCAGCTACAACGAAACCCCAGAGAAAGCTTCCCGCCCATGGGACGAAGGCCGCGATGGTTTCGTAATGGGTGAGGGTGCAGGCATTGTGGTGCTGGAAGAATACGAACACGCAAAAGCGCGTGGCGCGACGATTCTTGCAGAATTCGGTGGCTATGGCCTTTCGGGTGACGCCTATCACATCACCAGCCCAGCCGATGATGGGGATGGTGGTTTCCGCTCCATGAAAATGGCGCTTGATGACGCGAAGTTAAACGAAAGCGAAATTGGTTATATCAATGCGCATGGCACTTCGACCCCGAAGGGTGACGAGATTGAAGCGGGCGCTGTGCGCCGCTTGTTCGGTGCAACGAATGTGTCGATGAGCTCGACCAAATCAGCAATCGGTCACTTACTGGGTGGCGCGGGTTCGGTGGAAGGTATTTTTGCGATCCAAGCTGTGCGTACCGGCATCTTACCACCAACGCTGAATTTGGAGAATCCATCTGAGTCGGTGAAGGGCATGGACCTTGTGCCGCTTACTGCAAAAGAGAAGAAAGTGACCGCCGCGCTGTCTAACAGCTTCGGCTTTGGCGGCACGAATGCCTCGGTGATTTTCAAGGCGTTTAGTTAG
- a CDS encoding flavodoxin family protein, with translation MTTIAIVYHSGYGHTEVIAKAVAEGVTRGGGTAKLLKIEKADQDFAPIFDAIKAADGVIMGAPTYMGGLSAPFKAFIDASSKPWFKQEWKDKLAGGFTNSGNLSGDKSISLIQLFSLAMQHSMIWVGPGVLRDPAFPVGDPAQVNRLGSFAGVMAQSDQAAPDVTPPEGDKEFGRVLGERVAMFAAKLK, from the coding sequence ATGACCACCATCGCTATCGTTTACCATTCTGGCTACGGCCACACAGAAGTAATCGCTAAAGCCGTTGCTGAGGGCGTTACTCGTGGTGGCGGCACAGCAAAACTACTCAAAATTGAGAAAGCTGATCAGGATTTCGCACCTATCTTTGACGCGATCAAAGCTGCCGACGGCGTGATCATGGGCGCACCAACCTATATGGGTGGCCTATCTGCACCTTTCAAAGCCTTCATTGATGCTTCCAGCAAGCCATGGTTCAAGCAAGAATGGAAAGACAAACTGGCGGGTGGTTTTACCAACTCGGGCAACCTGAGTGGCGATAAATCCATTTCACTGATTCAGCTCTTCTCACTCGCCATGCAGCACAGCATGATCTGGGTTGGCCCTGGCGTATTACGTGACCCTGCATTCCCAGTAGGCGACCCTGCACAAGTGAATCGCTTGGGTTCGTTTGCGGGTGTCATGGCACAATCCGATCAAGCCGCACCCGACGTTACACCACCAGAAGGCGACAAAGAGTTTGGTCGCGTATTGGGTGAGCGCGTGGCAATGTTTGCAGCGAAGTTAAAGTAG
- a CDS encoding OmpA family protein yields MNTLKTSTILAVAGALLVAASATAGMKDVVKSNHGKNWVSTNGNCVQTKWDGLSGCADASLELRTVYFDFDSAVLTPAAKAKLDVLASTLASNGTNNVKIVGYADKIGNASYNVNLSQRRANAVGSYLVSKGVNVAPGSEIRGLGATSSLSQCQGIRGAELKACLWRDRRVEVEIL; encoded by the coding sequence ATGAACACGCTCAAAACTTCGACCATTCTGGCCGTTGCTGGTGCGCTGCTCGTTGCTGCTTCGGCAACTGCAGGCATGAAAGACGTCGTAAAAAGCAACCACGGCAAAAACTGGGTTAGCACCAACGGTAACTGCGTACAGACCAAGTGGGACGGCCTCAGCGGTTGCGCTGACGCATCACTCGAACTGCGTACCGTTTACTTCGACTTCGACAGCGCGGTATTGACCCCAGCTGCGAAAGCGAAATTGGATGTTCTCGCGAGCACCCTCGCTTCAAACGGCACCAACAACGTGAAAATCGTTGGTTACGCTGATAAAATCGGTAACGCTTCTTACAACGTAAACCTCTCACAGCGTCGTGCAAATGCTGTTGGTTCTTACCTCGTAAGCAAAGGCGTGAACGTTGCTCCTGGCTCGGAAATCCGTGGCCTCGGCGCGACCTCGTCGCTCTCGCAGTGCCAAGGTATCCGCGGTGCGGAACTGAAAGCATGCCTGTGGCGTGATCGCCGCGTTGAAGTTGAGATCCTCTAG
- a CDS encoding sulfite exporter TauE/SafE family protein, which yields MEINLLTILILFFTGLWAGAVNSVAGGGTFFSFPILLLLGMPPILANTTNKFALWFASIAGVTGFWKEIKEQKERLAFYFICGLIGSLIGSLVLLATPAETFEAMIPWLMLAATCLFAFGKRVVKKLRGAHAIPKPATAIGQTLIGFYGGFFAAGMGMLMMALYELSGIKSVNHMNGLKTFVGLGINGISALTFLVIGSIDWHVAIVLMTGALLGGYGGAILSKKVPDHILRGVIIFYGVVMTVYFFYHY from the coding sequence ATGGAAATTAACCTACTGACAATCCTCATTCTTTTCTTCACTGGCCTGTGGGCGGGGGCGGTGAACTCGGTCGCGGGTGGCGGCACCTTCTTTTCCTTTCCGATTTTGTTGCTACTGGGCATGCCACCGATACTCGCCAATACTACGAACAAATTCGCACTTTGGTTTGCATCCATCGCAGGTGTCACAGGCTTTTGGAAAGAAATCAAAGAACAAAAGGAACGCTTGGCGTTCTACTTCATCTGCGGATTGATCGGCTCGCTCATTGGCTCACTCGTGCTGCTCGCAACTCCGGCCGAAACATTCGAAGCGATGATTCCATGGCTCATGTTAGCAGCAACCTGTTTGTTCGCATTTGGTAAACGCGTCGTGAAAAAACTGCGTGGCGCACATGCCATCCCCAAACCTGCCACCGCCATCGGCCAAACGCTAATTGGGTTTTATGGCGGATTTTTTGCTGCAGGCATGGGCATGCTGATGATGGCACTTTACGAATTATCAGGCATTAAATCCGTCAATCATATGAACGGACTGAAGACCTTCGTAGGCCTTGGCATCAACGGTATTTCAGCCCTTACTTTCCTTGTCATCGGCTCGATTGATTGGCACGTAGCAATTGTGTTGATGACGGGCGCATTACTCGGCGGCTATGGCGGCGCGATACTCTCGAAAAAAGTGCCCGACCATATCTTACGCGGCGTGATTATTTTTTACGGTGTCGTGATGACAGTCTATTTTTTCTATCACTACTAA
- a CDS encoding acyl carrier protein, with amino-acid sequence MSDVAPRVKKIVVEHLGVEEGKVTPEANFIDDLGADSLDTVELVMAFEEEFGVEIPDEAAEKIQTVANAIDYIEKNAA; translated from the coding sequence ATGAGTGACGTAGCACCACGCGTAAAGAAAATTGTAGTAGAGCATCTGGGCGTTGAAGAAGGCAAAGTAACCCCTGAAGCAAACTTCATCGACGATTTGGGCGCAGACAGCCTCGATACCGTTGAACTCGTTATGGCGTTCGAAGAAGAATTCGGCGTTGAGATTCCAGATGAAGCGGCTGAGAAAATTCAGACCGTTGCAAACGCAATCGACTATATCGAGAAAAACGCTGCCTAA